The DNA window CGATCCGGCCGCTGATGCCGTCGTGATGGAGACGCGCGGCCTCGAGCGCTGCCGCACGCAGCGTCGCCATCGACACCACCATGGCGTCGACGGCCACGGGCGGATCGTCGACCGTCAATCCTTCCCCGATCGCGGTCAGCACCTGCTCGCGAGTGATCCACGCGAGCGTCGCGAGCGCGAGCAGCGTGACGATGCCGAGCGGGAACCTCCGATGCGTACGCGTACGCCGACCGCTACTTCAGCTTCTTCAGGGCGGCGTCCATGCCGGCCAGGAGCTGCGCCGGATTGCTCTCGTCGTAGAAATATTTGTACTCCGCGCGCGGCGCGGTGAGCGCGGGGTCGAGAGTGCCGTCCGAGGAGAGGAAGTACGTGCGCGGGATGTACTCGCCGTCGGGCGCGTATTTCTTGCTGAGCTCGGCATTCTTGTCCTTGTCGAGGCGCACCGCGACGAACTTCTTGATCTGCGCGACGACCTTCTCGTCGTGGAAGACCTTGCTGTAGTTGGTGCAGTGCGGGCACCACTCCGTATAGAAGATCAGCAGAATCGGCTTCTTGTCCTTCTTCGCGGCAGCCAGCCCCGCTTCGTAGGGTTGCCACTGCACCTTCGCGTCGTTCCAGTCCCCGCCCGCCGCCGCGGGTGCCGCGGCGGCGATCGATGTTGCGAGCAGCGCAGCCAACCCGAGAGCCAGTCGTCCGTTGGTTCGCATCAAGTCTCCTTCGTTCACCCGCCGGCGAGCTTTACGGATACCCCGTCGCGCTCGAGCAGCGCAGCGAGACGCTCGCGATGATCGCCTTGGATGATGATCTCTCCGTCCTTCGCCGACCCGCCGGTGCCGCAGGCGCGCTTCAGCTTGCTCGCGAGCTCGGTGAGCCCCCGAGGATCGGCCGTCAACCCGCGTATGATCGAGACCGGCGTCCCGTTGCGGCCCTTCTTCTCGAGCCAGATGCGCGCCGCCGGCGTCGTCGCGACCGAGCGCTGCGGAGATCGCGCGACGGGCTGGCCGCCGGCCCCGCTGCCGTACACCAACGTGTCGCCGTCGCGTGCCCGCCGTCGCATGAGAAGCGTCAGCTTCTTAATGGCTTTGCGCCTCCGGCGTCAATGCGGCCGGGCGTCAGCGGCAGATGCGAGGTTGCTGCATGACGAGATTGCCCCGCACCGTGAGACGCTCGATGTGATCGAAGATTGCGCTCGGATCCATATGCGCGATATCGGCCGCGACGTCGATGCCGATCGACTCCCAGCGCTCGCCAGTGAAGTGGTTGCCCAGCGACCGGCGTAGACGCCGCCGCGTCACCCGCTCTATGCGTCCGAGCCCCTCGTAGCGCAGGCGGTAGAGCTTCCCGTCGGTGGAGCGGGCGTGGACGTCGATGCGAAACGGATCGTTGTCGCGCACGCGCGTCACGAGGAGGGGCTCCCTGAGCGTGCCCTTCCCCCATTGGGGGTACATCACTCCGATCGACGTCGCACGGTGGATCGATGGCGTCGTGGCGAGGGCGAGATCACCGAGCTCGTCGTCCCATCCGACGTTCGCGGAACCGAGGCCTACCAGCCGGAACTCCGAGAAACCGAGCGGCGCGCAGCTCGGCGAATCGACATCCAGTGGATCGGAACCGAACCCGCGCTCGAGCCCATCGGGGACCTGGTCGCCGTCCGTGTCGGCCACCAGGCGGTTGGTCTCGCCGTCGTCGACGCGTTGATCGAGGTCCACGTCCTCCGCGCCGTCGGGTAGGCCGTCGTGATCGGAGTCGACCACCCGCGCCGCTTCGACGTAGCCGATCGTGTACGGATTGGAGCGCGCGCTCTCGGTGCCGAACGCGTCGTACGCGGTGATCGTGAAGGTGTAGGCCGCCTCGACCTGCAGGTCGGCTATGACGCTCTCGAATCGCCCGGACCCGTCGCGGCGGGGGCGCGGCACGTCGATCGGCGCGCGCTCCTCCGCATCGGCGGGCTTCACGTGCAAACGATACCCGGCGACGAACGGATCACCGTCGCTCCTCCAGCGAATCGTGACGGAGTACGCCTCGACGCACGACACGGAGCATACGAGCGCGAAGACGATGGCCAGGACGGCCCGGGGGGCGTGTCGTCGGAGCATGCTGAGCGAGCAGGCATTGCAACGCCCGAGCCACGGCGACTCGCTGGCCAAATCTCAAGGCTTCAACTACTTGCGATCGAAGGGCGGGTGCTGGACAGTCACGCCGCTTGGCGGGCGGCGGGATATTGGCGCGCGGCCGCCATGTCGTCCGGCGCGACCGAGCGCAGAGGCGTCGCGTGGCGGAATCGCATCGAGAGTGCCATGGCATCGGGATGAGAGAGGCAGGACGTCCTCGTATCGTGCGCGTCGTTCGTCACTGGATCCTGGTGGCGTTCGCTGTCCTCATGGCGGCGTGCGGAGGTGGAGGCTCGGGCTCCGGTACGGATGACGCGAGCAGCGACGGCGACGGCACCGCCAACGTGCAGCGCTTCGTGGTGCGCTGGCGAGCGTCGGCCGCCGCCGCCGGGTACCTCGTGCATTGGGGCACCGAGTCCGGCGCGTATCGCGATGCGGTCGACGTCGGCGCGCCGCTTCCGGATGCCGACGGCGTCGCGAGCTTCGAGCTCGAGTACCCCGGCCCGAGCGGCGTGATCTACTTCGCGCTCAGGTCGTACGACGCCGCGTTTCAGACGAGCGCGTTCTCGAACGAGATCGCGGTCGCCGTTCGCTGAACCCTCGTCGACACAACATCTCCTCGCGCACACGCCTGAGGCGGAGCGATGGTGATTGCTGGCGAGCGTCACTCTCGCGACGCCGCCGAGCCCGCGTGAATCTCGTCGCGGTCCGCCATGCGAAGCCACGCGGCGGAGATGCAACGGACCGCCGCCGCGATCTTTCTTCGCGCGCAGAGCGCGTGGACGATCACGTGCGCGCACCCAGGTTCGCAGGTGGTTGTCATGGCGAGTGGCGACGGCACGTGCCTTGCCTACGTAGCGCGCCATGCTTGCCGCGCCATCGCTCCATCGCGCCATCGAATCAGCACTCGCTGTGCTCGTGCTGCTGGTCGCGACCGCGACGTCGGCGTCGGCGTACGATGCGCGCATCGCCTGGTCTCCCGTCGATGGCGGCGTCGGATACAAGATCTACGCGCGGGAAGGCGGCGCGCCGTATGGCGCCGCGACCGACATCGGCGCGCGGCTCCCGGACGCCGACGGCACCGTGCGGTTCGTGTTCCCCGGTGCGAACCTCCGCGCCACGACCTACTTCGCGGTGACGAGCTACGATGCGACCGGCGACGAGAGCGACCGCTCCAACGAGCTCGCGATCACGTACGCGAGCGCCGCGGCCGTCGTCGACTCGGATGGCGACGGGCTGACCGACGCCCGGGAAGACCGCGACCTCGACATGGTCGTCGACGTCGGGGAGACGGATCCGCTGGTCGCCGACACCGACGGCGACGGCGTGAGTGACGGCGTCGAGGTGACGCAAGGCAGTGATCCGCTCGACCCGAACGAGTCGACGCCGTACCCCGTGACGCCGACGCCGACGCTCACGACAGTGGCGACCGCGACCCGCACGGCGACGCCGGAACCGACGCGTACGAGCACGCCGCTCCCGACGCCGACCCGTACCGTGACCGCGTCGCCGACCGCTACGCGTACGGCGACGCGAACGCCGACGCCGACCAAGACGGCGACACCGACCAAGACGGCGACACCGACCAAGACGGCCACCTCGACGAAGACCGGGACGCCCACGGAGACGCCGACGCCGACCAGGACGGCGACATCGACGCGGACGGCGACGGCCGTTCCCACCGCGACACGCACCGCGACGGCCGTGGCGACGGCGACGAGCACCCGCACGGCGACCCCGGTGCCGACGGCGACTGAGACTCCGGCGCCGACCGCGACCGGAACCGCGCAGGCGAGCGCGACGATCGCCCCGACGGCGACACGCACCGCGACGCCTATGCCGACCTCCACGCCGACCACCGCTGCGACGCCCGGCGACGGCGATCTCAGCCACCGCGGAAGCATCATCGCGCGCGTGCCGGTTGCGACCGGCAGCGGCAACAAGGATCTCGAGGTGATCCGTGACGGCGACATGCCGCCGGTCGGCACGAACGCACCGCTTCGTCAGTACGACACGAACGACGGTCGCAACAGTTCCAACGAGGACTGGATCGGCTACGCGTTTGCCGAGGTCCACACCTTCGCGCACGTGACGTTCCAGGAGGGCATGCACTTCTCGCGCGGTGGGTGGTTCTCGACGCTCACCGTGCACGTTCGCCGGAACGGCCTGTGGAGCCCGGTGTCGTCGCTCCACGCCACCCCGGAGTATCCCGGGACCAACGACGGGCAGTCCTACGAGATCTACCAGATCGACTTCGCGCCGATCGCGGGTGACGCCATCCGCATCTGGGGTCGTCCGGAAGGTCGGGACGAGTTCATCTCGGTCGGAGAGCTGCGCGTGTACGGCCCGCGCGAGAGCGACCCGATCCCGGCGACGGCAACGCCGATGCCCACGCGCACCGCGACGCCGGGTGCGACGGCGACGACGACGCAAGTGCCGACCGCGACGTCCGCCGCGACGGCGACGCAGGCGCCGACCGCGAACCCGCCGACCGCGACGCCGGTCGACGCGACGCCGATTCCGACGGTCGTCGCGACGCCCGCGCCCGCCCTCTGCGGCAACGGCGCGCTCGACGCCGGTGAGCAATGTGACGGTGATGCGCACGCTGCCTGTGCCGCGCATTGCCTCGCCGACTGCACGTGCGCCGTGAGCTTCACCTTCCCGCTGGACGGTTGGACGCCCGCGAAGGGCGCACGCAGCCAGGCCATCATGGACGGCGGCATGCGCGTTCTCGCCGTCGATTCCGAATCGCCGCACGGAGGGCTCTCGTATCCCGACGCGCCGACGCTCGACCTGCCGTTCCCCGTCCTCTCGTTCACGGCGCGGGCGGGCGCCGACGCCCGCCTGGAGGTCACCGCGCGCGCGAGCAACGGCAAGCGCTACGTGGTGATCTACGTCGCGGGCGACGGTGTGCCCATCGCCGGCAAGCGGCGGGCGACGTTCCCGGTCGCCATGAGCCCCAAGAAGCTTCGTACGATCCTCCGTGATTTGCAGGCCGATCTGGCGTCCGCGTTCGACGCCGATCTCGCTGCCGTCGACCAGGTGACGCTGCGCGGGACGATCCACGTGGCCGAGATCACGGTGGCGAGTCGCGGCGTGCTGCGCGTCGAGCCTACGCCGATCGCCGAGATGGCGCTGCCGGTAGGCGGGTGGTCGCAGCAGGGCGCGGGGACGGTCGTCGAGAACGAGTTCGACGCCGAGCTCGGGGCGCCGACGATCCGTACCGAGCCGCGCGACCGTGAACGCGCGAAAATCGCCGTCGGCTTCCCGAAGAAGAACAGGCTGGCCGCCGACTACCGTGTCTTCTCGCTGGTGGTGCGCGACGAGCACAAGCTCGCGATCGAGGTGCGGCTGCGCGCGAAAAAGCGCATTGTCCGGCTGCGCTACGCGGCCGGTCTCCCCGAGCCGGTGGCGCGGGGCCGGAAGACGACGTTGCCGCTCGTGTCGATGCCGGTCGAAGGCAGCGGATATCGTCTGATTACCATCGACCTCGCAGCCGACCTGGCGCGCGTCGTGCCCGGTGCGACGCTCGACGGCGTGCTCGGCCTCCGCGTGCAAGGCAAGTTCCGGATCGGCGACCTCGTGCTGCGCGAGCCCATGCGCTGAAATTCTGCCAGCCCGCACTTCGCACCAGGTTCCTGCTGCGAGCGTCAATCGCACGCCATCTCGAGCCGTACTCGCGCCTCGCTCCTCGACGGACTGTCCAGTCCGCCTGCGTCGCTCGGCGCTCTGTTCGGCCCGATCTGGCGCACGCTCGACGCTCTCGCGACGTGGACCTGGTGAGAAATGCGGGCTAGGTCCTCCGGCGTGGCGAAGCGCCGGACGCGTGCGACCGTGTGGCTCGGCCTCGCGCTCGGCCTTGCCTGCGTGGCGCTCTTCACGCGGAACGCCCCGTGGCGGGAGATCGGCGCTGTGCTCGCCGGGGCGGACGTGCCGACGATCCTCGCGGCGAGCGTGTGCTTGCTGATGACGTCGGTGGCGCGTGCCTGGCGATGGCGGCAGCTGCTCGCCGGGGCGCCGGTGTCGTTCCGCCATCGCCTGACCAGCACGCTGATCGGCTTCGCCGGCAACAACACGCTGCCCGGACGCCTTGGCGAGCCGCTGCGATGCTGGGTTGTGACCCGACTCGACGGTCGCATCGGCTTTTGGCAGGCGGCCGGCTCGATCGTCGTCGAGCGCGTGTTCGACCTCGGGGCCGCGCTCGTGCTGCTCGTCGTCTTCCTCGTCGCCGCGCCCTTCCCGCCGGGCACGGCGGTGCGTGATGCGGCGTTTCTCTCCCGGCTGCGCGGCGAGGCGCTGATCGCCGGTAGCCTCGCGGCCGTCGCGGCGCTCGGGCTCGTGCTGTTCGCGCGGCGCCGGCTCGCAACCGATTCTGGGCGTCGCGGCAGCCTCGGGGCGCGGCTCGCGTCGCTGCAGGCCGGCATCGCTGGTCTCCGGTCGGGGCGCTCCCTCGGGCTCGCGGTCTTCTTCACCGCCGTGCTCTGGGGCTCGATGGTGGCGTTCGAGCTCCTGATGCTGCGCGCGTTCGGCTTCACGGAGCTCGGTCTCCCGCACGCCGTCGGGTTGTTGGTCGTGCTGTCGTTCGCGATCGCCTTGCCGCAGGCGCCCGCCGGGGTCGGCGTCGTGCAGCTCGCGAGCGAGACCACGTTGACGGCGCTCTACGGGATGCCGGTCGATCGCGCCAAGGCGTTCGCCATCGGACTCTGGATTTGTCAGGTGGCCGTCGTGGTGAGCGCGGGCGCCGTCGCGTTGTGGGCCGAGGGGCTGTCGCTCGCCGACATGCGGCGCGCCCGGAGCGCCGTCGACGCCTTCGACCAAACTCCGTCGCCGGGGTAGGCCGAGCCCTCGCGCAGTTCTGCAAGAAAACCGGGTAGGGAGCCCGTTTCTCAGCCGGTCGCGCTCGACGGCGTTGCGGCCTCAGGCAGCATTGGCTATCGCAAGCACGTCCGAACGTCGCAACCCGACTCCTGGGGAGGAGGTCGGGTTCCGCGGCGGCGCCCTGCGTTGCCAAGCAGGGCGGAACGTGCCCGCAGCTGCAGCGTCATTCCGGGCCGCCTTCGGCGGTGCGGCGAACGGGGCGATCTTCGGTCGGGCAAATCAATCACGGATCGAGACGGTTTCACGATGTACGGTGGATCGTTCCTGCGAGCGTTCGCTCGTGTCACTCGTCGTGTCGCCGCGGGCGCGGCGGTCGTCGGCGTGCTCGCCGCTCCTCCCGCCGCGGACGCCGCGATGGCGCTCGTCCGCTGGCTGCCCCCCGCGAGCTCCGGCGTCACGGGCTATGCCGTGTACGTGCGCGCGCCCTGCGCCACCTACAGCGGCGCGCCCGTCTGGACCGGCACTCCGGCTCCCGCAGCCGACGGCAGCATGTCGGCGACGGTGACATACACGCCGTCCGGAACGAACTACTTCAGCGTCGTTGCCGTCGCGAACGGCGTGGAGAGCAACATTTCGCAGGAGCGCGCGCTCGGACCGACCAATTCCTGCCGCGAAGATGCGTGCGTCGCGAAGACGTCGTGTACGTGCGGCAATCGCCCGAACGGCGTCCCTTGCGACGACGCGTCCTTCTGCAATGGCCCAGAGGTCTGCATGGCCGGCGTGTGCGATACCAGCCCGACGCGCGATTGTACCGATGCGATCGATTGCAGCATCGACTCCTGCGACGAGGCCACCCGCCAGTGCACCCACGTCGGCCCGCCGGGATGCTGTCTGGCGTGCGACGCTTCGGATCCGTGCCTGGCCGACGCGTGCGCCGCCGGAGATTGCTCGGCGCCCGAAGGTCTCGACATCGAAATCAGCCGGGTCAAGTTCATGAAGAAGGCCGAGACGATCAAGCTCGTCGGCAGAGGCCGGTTCGAGCTCGACGCCGCGGTCGATCCGTCGCAGACGGGCGCCCTGGTCGAGATCCGGAACGCCGCCGGCGCGGCCTTGTACGCCGCCGCCATCGACGCGTCGCTGCTGCATGCCGGCGCCGCGAGCGGACGCTATCGCTATACGGCGTCGCGGGCCGAGGCGGCGCAGCAGAGCAATGGCCTGACCCGACTCGACTTCCGCGTGAAGGGTCCGCGCTGGCTCGTCACGCTCATGGCGGACGCGCCGACGCTCGCCGAGGCGGCCGAGGATCCGGAGGTCACGGTCATGCTCCGGCTCGGCGACAATTGTCTGCGCCACATCGACCTGCCGTGCACCGCGAAGCCGCACCTCTCGGTCTGCCAGTGACGACCGGGACCCCCGGAAGCAGGCGCCGGTCGTTACCGCTCATTCGCCCGGGAGCGTCAGCAACCAGCCCTTCGGCATCGTCTGCCACGTCGATTGGTTCAGGAAGCCGTCGTCGCCGATCGAGACCTGGAAGCCCATCTGGGCGAGGGTCGTCTTCGAGAGGTCGCCGTAGGTCTTGAGCACGAAGGTGAAGTTGTTGCGCTTCGGGAAGTAGCGCACGTCGAAGCGCGCGAGGCCGTCTCGTTGCCGTTGCGCGAGGCGATTGCGGAACCGGAAGAGGTTGCGGCTGACCTGCTTCACGTCGCCGGCCGGGATGACGAGCGAATAGATCTTCCCGTCGGCGTTGGTGAGCAGAATCTTGATCTCTTCGAGGTTCGGTGTGATCGGCGTGAGCGGCGCGAGGCTCCCGTGCACCGCCAGCAGATCGCCCGTGTCGCGTCCGAAGCGGATGGCGCCCGGGTCGCGGCCGATCGGCAGGCAGTCGCAGTCGGGATCGAGGCAATCGATCGCGCCGTCGCCGTCGTTGTCGACGAGGTCGAGGCAGATCTCGAACGGATGGCAGTTGGCGTCGCACGTCGCCGTGTTCGGCGGCTCGCACTGCTCGCCGCGCTCGGGCTGGACGATGCCGTCGCCGCAGAACGGCTCGATCGTGCAGGCCGCGCTGCAGCCGTCTCCGTCGTCGATGCCGGGCTCGCATACGCCCGGCACGCCGAGCAGGCAGCCGTCGTCGCACGCCTCGCCCTGGTCCTGGGTGCCGTCGCCGCAGCGCGGGAGCGTGCAGTCGTTGCGACAGGCGTCGCCGTCGTCGGTGTTGCCGTCGTCGCACTGCTCGTTCGTCTCCTGGACGCCGTCGCCGCAGTACGTGCAGTTCTGGCGGCAGGTGGCTCCGTTGTTCGTGGCGGAGCCGGGCGGGTCGCAGGTCTCGGGCGCCTTCACCGTGCCGTCACCGCAGAACTCGAGCAGCGGCTCGTCGGCGGCCGCCGCGCCGCTCTTGTTGAGCTTGACGCCGGTCGCGAGGTCGCCGATCTGGACGGGGTAGCCCGGCAGCGTCGCGCCGGTGTCGGGGTTCACCGCCGTGAGGAATCCGCCGCGGACGCCGTAGAGCACGTTGTTCGACGACGAGAAGGCGAGGCCGCGGAAGATGTCGCCCGCGACGATCGTGTTGAGCACCGTGCCCGCCGGCGTGATCTCCTGGATCGTCGTGCTGTCGAGGACGACGACGAAGAGCGAGCCGCGCGCGCCTGCGAAGGTGAGCGCGTTCGCGGCGCCGGCGATCGCGTACGAGTTCAGCTCGGCGCCGGTCGTCGAGTCGATCTCGGTGACCGCGCTGTCCAGGCTCACCGCGAAGATCGACGTCGCGGTGGCGCCGAGGCCCGAGCCCGACTCGAGGGGCGCCGCGGGCTTCGGGAGCGTGTGGTCGACCCCGACGCCGCCCGGCACGTACGCCTGGATCACGGCGAGCGTCTCGTCGGTGTAGTAGAGGTAGGTGCCGTCGAAGGCGAGGCCGGGACGCGTCGCCGCGATCGGCGGGACGAGCAGGGTCTCGGCGATCTTGTTGCCCGTCACGGGGTCGATCTCCCAGATCGCCATGTGCTCGTTGGCGGCGACGAAGAGCCGGGTCGCGGCGCTCGCGGGCAGCGACCAGCCGAGCAGCGGGACGAGCGAGCAGAGGGCGAGGGCGGTGCGACGGAACCAGGCGGTGGGCGAAGTCATCGGGGATCTCCTATCCGGAAACTGACGGGTAGCGGCACGAGCGGAGCGATGGGGACCGCCCCGTGTGGCGAAGATCTACATGCCGCGCACAGGGACAGTCAAGAAATTTCAAGGGCATAGTCGCATGGTGGATGCGTGCGCCGACTCCCTGTCGGGCGCGGTGCTTCAGCGGGCGGCCGGGCTCGCGTAGCGCGTGGCGACGATGCCCGGGAGCTCGATCGTCCGGTCCACCGTACGCTCGCGCCCGAGCACGAGCGGTAGCGTGCCCGCGCGGTCGCCGTGGAAGCTCCGCGTGGCCACGAGCCAGACGTGCGCGCGCCCGGCGGCGAGGGCGCGGAGGTCCGTCGCGGCCCGGGTCGGGTCGACGTCGCGCTCGGCGTCGGTCGGAGGGTAGGCCGCCACGGTCGCCGGTCCCGGGTAGTAGTAACGCACGGCGCCCGCCATGTAGGGTGCGTTGACGATGACGAGGTCGTCGGGGGCGGCTTCTGCACGCAGCGCCGCGGCGAGGCCGCGGCAGTCCTCCTTGGCGTAGCGCGTGTCGAAGGCGAGCTGCGCGCGCGAGACGAGCGAGAGGATGGCGGCGCCGAGGGCGAGCCCGGCGACCGCCGGACGGCGCACGTCGGCGGCGCCGAGCCCGATCAGGATCACGAAGGCCGGGAAGGACACGATGCCGTAGCGGGCGTTCAGCGGATTCGCCCCCGTCGCCGCGACCGTGAAGGCGAGGCCGAGCGGGAGGGCGAGCCACGTCAGGAGGAGCGTGCGCGTCGAGGCGTCGAGGCGGCGCGTCGCGGCGAGGCCACGCAGGATGAGCGCGCCGAAGATCACGGCCGCGAGTGCCACCTCCGGCAGGGAGTCCATGACCGCGCGCAGGCGGTCGTCGTGCAGCTCGCCCGTGCTTGGCCCGTACGAGAAGCCGACAGCGTAGGCGTAGACGACGTACGGCAGGTCGAGCCAGCCGACGCCGCGGCTGTCGGCGGGATTGTTTGCGCCGTGCGCGCGGATCAGGAGGAGCGCGGGGACGAACGCGAGGCCGGCGACCGTGAGCGCGGCGAGTCCGGAGCGGGCGCGCCGCGGGTCGGCGCGCGCGCGTGAGAGCAGGTGGATGCCGAGGATCATCGGCAACGCGAGCGCGATCGGATGCGTGTAGAGCGCGAGGACGACGAGCGCGGCGGCGGCGGCCCAGCGGCTGCCGCCGCCCCCTCCGAGCGCGCGCACCCAGGCGCCGACGGCGAGCGTGACGAGCAGGATCAGCAGCACGTAGGGCCG is part of the Deltaproteobacteria bacterium genome and encodes:
- a CDS encoding thioredoxin family protein — protein: MRTNGRLALGLAALLATSIAAAAPAAAGGDWNDAKVQWQPYEAGLAAAKKDKKPILLIFYTEWCPHCTNYSKVFHDEKVVAQIKKFVAVRLDKDKNAELSKKYAPDGEYIPRTYFLSSDGTLDPALTAPRAEYKYFYDESNPAQLLAGMDAALKKLK
- a CDS encoding flippase-like domain-containing protein, coding for MAKRRTRATVWLGLALGLACVALFTRNAPWREIGAVLAGADVPTILAASVCLLMTSVARAWRWRQLLAGAPVSFRHRLTSTLIGFAGNNTLPGRLGEPLRCWVVTRLDGRIGFWQAAGSIVVERVFDLGAALVLLVVFLVAAPFPPGTAVRDAAFLSRLRGEALIAGSLAAVAALGLVLFARRRLATDSGRRGSLGARLASLQAGIAGLRSGRSLGLAVFFTAVLWGSMVAFELLMLRAFGFTELGLPHAVGLLVVLSFAIALPQAPAGVGVVQLASETTLTALYGMPVDRAKAFAIGLWICQVAVVVSAGAVALWAEGLSLADMRRARSAVDAFDQTPSPG
- a CDS encoding glycosyltransferase family 39 protein — protein: MSAPPRAVPRSAIVLLAVAAFALRAFHLNAQNLWYDEIGSVQVIATPVSRLASDFEAGRLEPTAWLSMAYWALTKAVAWPGLGDRDAVLRLTSAALGAATIPALAWATAPILPPGAVVAAAAALALSSFHVWYSQEVRPYVLLILLVTLAVGAWVRALGGGGGSRWAAAAALVVLALYTHPIALALPMILGIHLLSRARADPRRARSGLAALTVAGLAFVPALLLIRAHGANNPADSRGVGWLDLPYVVYAYAVGFSYGPSTGELHDDRLRAVMDSLPEVALAAVIFGALILRGLAATRRLDASTRTLLLTWLALPLGLAFTVAATGANPLNARYGIVSFPAFVILIGLGAADVRRPAVAGLALGAAILSLVSRAQLAFDTRYAKEDCRGLAAALRAEAAPDDLVIVNAPYMAGAVRYYYPGPATVAAYPPTDAERDVDPTRAATDLRALAAGRAHVWLVATRSFHGDRAGTLPLVLGRERTVDRTIELPGIVATRYASPAAR
- a CDS encoding fibronectin type III domain-containing protein is translated as MLRRHAPRAVLAIVFALVCSVSCVEAYSVTIRWRSDGDPFVAGYRLHVKPADAEERAPIDVPRPRRDGSGRFESVIADLQVEAAYTFTITAYDAFGTESARSNPYTIGYVEAARVVDSDHDGLPDGAEDVDLDQRVDDGETNRLVADTDGDQVPDGLERGFGSDPLDVDSPSCAPLGFSEFRLVGLGSANVGWDDELGDLALATTPSIHRATSIGVMYPQWGKGTLREPLLVTRVRDNDPFRIDVHARSTDGKLYRLRYEGLGRIERVTRRRLRRSLGNHFTGERWESIGIDVAADIAHMDPSAIFDHIERLTVRGNLVMQQPRICR
- a CDS encoding translation initiation factor; this encodes MRRRARDGDTLVYGSGAGGQPVARSPQRSVATTPAARIWLEKKGRNGTPVSIIRGLTADPRGLTELASKLKRACGTGGSAKDGEIIIQGDHRERLAALLERDGVSVKLAGG